The stretch of DNA CTGACGTACAACCATTCCATAATGGGTTGCCGAAACATCAGGCAGGCAATCGTCAGGCTAAAAGCGCCCGCCCAAATCAAGCGAAAACTCATGCTTAACAAGGGCACTAAAGCTTCTCCGGTTTTTAACATACTGGCAAACATAGGGAGCAAAAGGGTAGCAAATAAGAGACCGAAAATATTGCTAGCATCCAATAGTCGATAAGCGGTGGCATACAAACCTGCCTCTTGCGCCCCATCAACCCGAAGTCGTTCAATCATAAAAGCGTCTACCCTGGTATACAGTAGCATTAAGAAAATAACCAAGGCATACGGATAACTCTTTTTCAATAGCAATTTCATCAAGGGCCAGGACCAACGAAAGGTCCACTTTTGTATATGCCTCGCCACCAAGCTATACGCTACCACAACCGTCAAGAACAAGGTTAGGGTTTGGGTATAAACAAACCATTCGATCCGAAATGCTGCTGCTCCGCTATAAAACCATAGTAAGTACCCACAGATTAAGATCAGAAGAAAGCGATCTAACACGGACAACAGACTATCTGTTCGATAGAAACCAAGCCCGGAAAGATTGGAGCGTAGAAATAAAATGAGAGAACTCAATAGCCAATTGAAGCCTACAAATGCCAACAGCGGAAAGGTCGAAAGAGGGTAACCAAAGATGGCAGCGCCAGCAAACAGGCATAGGAGATAGAGGAGCCCCAAGCCTGCTTTTAGCATCAAGAAATGAGGGAAATACTTGCTTAGCAAATGCCGATGCTGGGCAATGTTTCGGTTGTTGAACTGCTGTAAACCAAGGTCATTGAGGATTTGAAAAATGAAAGCAAAATTAAAAAGGGCATAATACAAGCCATAGTTAGCTTCTCCGACGGTATTCTGGACCGTTCGGTCAATGCCGAAAAGATAAATTGGTTTGACTAGCAGGTTAATCAAAACCAAAAGCAGGATGTTAATAAGAAATTCTCGCTTCACAGGGCAAAGCTAGGCATTTCAGTTATTAGATTTGGACTTGCTTGCATAGTAATTGCAGGACTATCGCTTTCCCCCTTCCGGTTTCCCCACTTCTCCAAACTATGAACAGCCAACCTCCAGTAGGTTTGGGGACCTCCACTTCAAAAACGCCACCTACATTTTTTCACTCACCAATACAAAAGCTGGTGGGACATTTAGTGGTATCCAACTAATATCTACATTTCCAAAAATGGTTTCGTATAACTTTTTGGTGACTAGGGAGTAATGCACCTGGATATAGCGACCGCCTTTTTTCATACAAAGGTGGCATTCTTTTACGATGCTGTAACCCAATTCCTTAGGAAGCGCTACAAAGGGAATGGCAGAGATAATGGCATCTACTTTGTCGAAGCCCAAACGTTTAATATGTGAGCCAATATTTTCGGCAGAATCTTGGGCTATGATCAACCGATCATCATCAATTTCTCTTAATTCATCACAAAATCGTTCATTGACTTCAAAGACTAACAATTTCGCATCAGGGTGCATTTCATCCAAAATAAACCGGGTGATAACGCCATCACCAGCCCCTAATTCAACAATTAATTTAGCATTGGGAAAATCAATATGTTTGATCATTCCTTTACACAAGAACTTTGAACTGCGCGTAAAAGTCCCAACTGTCTTGAGATCCTTTAGACTCTCTTTCAAAAAATCTAATTTTTTCATAATAATAAACTGTGCCCAATCAACTACGAAGGATAAAAATAGTAGCGAAAAGCCTTTTAATAAAAAACACCTAAACCATAAAAAAATCAACAAAACGGTATCAATGACTTCTTCTTTGAAAACCCCAAGGTTTACATTTAAAAGTGTTTTCCAACCGTGATTCGTTCAACTCTCAATCAACGTAATGGTGGAATAACAAGGGATAGGGGATTCAAAAGCAAATAATACCGAGTCATTTGCTAAAAAAGCAACACAAAATAGGCTGATTTTTTGGAAATATTGTTATGTCATCGACCGAACTGGATAAGTA from Saprospiraceae bacterium encodes:
- a CDS encoding methyltransferase — its product is MIKHIDFPNAKLIVELGAGDGVITRFILDEMHPDAKLLVFEVNERFCDELREIDDDRLIIAQDSAENIGSHIKRLGFDKVDAIISAIPFVALPKELGYSIVKECHLCMKKGGRYIQVHYSLVTKKLYETIFGNVDISWIPLNVPPAFVLVSEKM
- a CDS encoding oligosaccharide flippase family protein, which encodes MKREFLINILLLVLINLLVKPIYLFGIDRTVQNTVGEANYGLYYALFNFAFIFQILNDLGLQQFNNRNIAQHRHLLSKYFPHFLMLKAGLGLLYLLCLFAGAAIFGYPLSTFPLLAFVGFNWLLSSLILFLRSNLSGLGFYRTDSLLSVLDRFLLILICGYLLWFYSGAAAFRIEWFVYTQTLTLFLTVVVAYSLVARHIQKWTFRWSWPLMKLLLKKSYPYALVIFLMLLYTRVDAFMIERLRVDGAQEAGLYATAYRLLDASNIFGLLFATLLLPMFASMLKTGEALVPLLSMSFRLIWAGAFSLTIACLMFRQPIMEWLYVSGSTYTGDLLAWLMLSFLSICGCYIYGTLLTASGNLRQMNQLFVLGVMLNIGLNLWLIPTRGALGAAMATCFTQAMVWIGQVLLVRRLLGVGVPVRIGWQILGFSISVVLTALLIKTQLSFHWIVKFLLCICTSLALAFLFKLINLIATLHMLGKGRELN